A genomic stretch from Empedobacter stercoris includes:
- the mreC gene encoding rod shape-determining protein MreC: MQYILNVIRRNGMLLIFVFLELIALFLVFKKNIYHETILASASTSFTGYVNDKIAKVTNFVQLPQTNKDLMDENAFLREQLVHLGIKDAKTKKFYKSDTLGYHQTYSFVPTEIVNNSIIKTQNLLTIDKGTNDGIEKGDGIITNNGVIGIVTYAGKNYSRAISLLNKDININARIKGNQYFGTVKWDGKDPRFVQLYEIPKYIEVKKGDTIETDGKSPVFPEGIIIGKVVSKGIDETGEMKVQVRLKQDFANLAQAYVVTNLNKVEIQQVEKSDTLTNTQNVQ, from the coding sequence ATGCAATATATTCTGAATGTGATTAGAAGAAATGGAATGCTATTAATTTTTGTCTTTTTAGAGTTAATTGCATTGTTTCTTGTCTTTAAGAAAAATATTTATCACGAAACTATACTCGCCTCTGCAAGTACATCTTTTACAGGTTATGTAAATGATAAAATTGCGAAGGTGACAAACTTCGTTCAATTACCACAAACAAATAAAGATTTGATGGATGAAAATGCGTTCTTGCGCGAGCAATTAGTGCATTTAGGTATTAAAGATGCGAAAACAAAAAAGTTTTATAAATCAGATACTTTAGGTTATCACCAAACATATTCTTTTGTACCTACAGAAATTGTAAATAATTCTATCATCAAAACACAAAACCTTTTGACTATTGATAAAGGAACAAATGATGGAATTGAAAAAGGGGATGGTATTATTACAAATAATGGTGTAATTGGTATTGTAACCTATGCGGGGAAAAATTATTCTCGTGCAATATCTTTATTAAACAAAGACATCAATATCAATGCCCGTATCAAAGGCAATCAATATTTTGGGACAGTGAAATGGGATGGGAAAGATCCTCGTTTTGTTCAGTTATATGAAATTCCAAAATACATCGAAGTCAAAAAAGGAGATACAATCGAAACAGACGGTAAATCGCCTGTTTTCCCAGAAGGAATTATTATAGGAAAAGTTGTAAGCAAAGGAATTGACGAAACGGGTGAAATGAAAGTTCAAGTAAGATTGAAACAAGATTTCGCTAATTTAGCTCAAGCCTATGTGGTAACTAACCTGAATAAAGTTGAAATTCAACAAGTCGAAAAATCAGATACTTTAACAAACACACAGAATGTTCAATAA
- the mreD gene encoding rod shape-determining protein MreD yields MFNKDFLINIIKIIILALLQVFVFNHINFLGSYQPYIYIVFVLFYPPSQNKYALLMLSFLLGLMIDIFEYTGGIHAFALTFIAFLRNPIIKLLAGKQDYEMEFFSFSSFSFAQWLFYLVILILAHHVVLLLLENFKPSGIGSLMLKALINSGITFVFVFIYKILFKNKVGV; encoded by the coding sequence ATGTTCAATAAAGATTTTTTAATCAACATTATCAAGATTATAATTTTAGCTTTACTGCAAGTTTTTGTCTTCAATCATATCAACTTTTTAGGAAGCTATCAACCATATATCTATATTGTTTTTGTGTTATTTTATCCACCATCTCAAAACAAATATGCATTATTGATGTTATCTTTCTTATTGGGATTAATGATAGATATTTTCGAGTATACAGGTGGAATACATGCATTTGCTTTAACTTTTATAGCTTTTTTACGTAATCCAATTATTAAGCTGTTGGCAGGAAAACAAGATTATGAGATGGAATTTTTCTCTTTCAGTTCGTTTAGTTTTGCACAATGGTTGTTTTATTTGGTTATTTTGATACTTGCTCATCACGTTGTTCTATTACTTTTAGAAAACTTTAAACCATCTGGAATCGGATCTTTGATGCTAAAAGCTTTAATTAATTCGGGAATAACTTTTGTGTTTGTTTTCATTTATAAAATTTTATTTAAAAATAAAGTTGGAGTATGA
- the mrdA gene encoding penicillin-binding protein 2 translates to MKKLMVVYALILFIVVLFIGRLAYLQLFTDRYTLNAFNTSIKQEIVYPNRGDILDRNGKLLVSNTYSYELDVIPAKVVDKDGEVINDFDKAKFSKMVGISTKQFDSILTKITSAKDYKKLSPYPFLKNISRENFARMQEQLYLYPAFSIIKRPERKYMVNSAGNILGYINEANQSYIKTDSTYYQPGDLVGIAGVEKSYEKDLRGVKGVKNWIVDRTMNVVGPYKNGDYDRAVKSGKTVNLTIDFRLQELAEQMLKNKRGAVVAIDPTNGEILALASAPTINPNDFLNSKLRNALINDSISRPTYDRALQGSYPPGSTFKVLTALAGMQMGTMTEQTTYVCKHGYRYGRMHIGCHCGMYYAPQGLERAIGKSCNNYFSEAYRDIVKKDPNNYGVGMNEWAAIMNSFGLGKFMGTDLPVGSKGLIPTEDFYDSRFGEGVWNPYRIIFNGMGQGDINTTPLQMANFTAAIANKGYFYTPHIVRRIDGKPLKDSTYIVKKNTLVDPKYFDIIHRGMRNVFTIGTARGFETSSFVQYGKTGTAQNSQGQDHSLFILFAPADKPKIAVAAIVENGHYGATWAGPMTSLVAELYLTDTIKRTPLLERMKNGNLQGEYRRQWIDYLKRKGLYIEPVKKDSLGTKAGELRTNKDSTKFKNESKQITKRN, encoded by the coding sequence ATGAAAAAGTTGATGGTTGTTTATGCGTTAATCCTGTTTATAGTTGTACTATTTATAGGACGTTTAGCGTATTTGCAATTGTTTACAGATCGGTATACGCTGAATGCGTTTAATACATCTATCAAGCAAGAAATTGTATATCCTAATCGTGGTGATATCCTTGATCGTAACGGAAAATTATTGGTGAGTAACACTTATTCGTACGAATTAGATGTTATTCCAGCCAAAGTTGTGGACAAAGATGGAGAAGTTATAAATGATTTTGATAAAGCAAAATTCTCTAAAATGGTTGGTATTTCAACCAAACAATTCGACTCGATTTTAACTAAAATCACTTCAGCCAAAGATTATAAAAAATTATCTCCATATCCTTTTCTAAAAAATATTTCGCGCGAAAATTTTGCTCGAATGCAAGAACAATTGTACTTATATCCGGCATTTAGTATCATCAAACGTCCCGAACGTAAATACATGGTAAATTCTGCGGGAAATATATTGGGCTATATAAACGAAGCGAATCAATCGTACATTAAAACCGATTCTACATATTATCAACCAGGTGATTTAGTAGGAATTGCAGGTGTTGAAAAATCGTATGAAAAAGATTTGCGTGGTGTAAAAGGTGTGAAAAACTGGATTGTAGATCGAACAATGAATGTTGTTGGACCTTATAAAAATGGAGATTACGATCGTGCAGTAAAAAGTGGTAAAACAGTAAACTTAACTATCGATTTTCGCTTACAAGAATTAGCAGAACAAATGCTCAAAAATAAACGAGGAGCTGTGGTTGCAATTGATCCTACGAATGGAGAAATTTTAGCTTTAGCTTCAGCGCCTACCATTAATCCAAATGATTTTTTGAATTCTAAATTAAGAAATGCTTTAATCAATGACTCAATTTCTCGTCCTACCTATGATAGAGCTTTACAAGGATCATATCCGCCAGGTTCTACGTTTAAAGTTTTGACTGCTTTAGCAGGAATGCAAATGGGGACCATGACAGAGCAAACGACTTATGTTTGTAAGCACGGTTATCGATACGGACGTATGCATATTGGTTGTCACTGTGGAATGTATTATGCACCACAAGGTTTAGAACGGGCAATAGGAAAATCTTGTAACAATTATTTTTCTGAAGCTTATCGAGATATTGTCAAGAAAGATCCCAATAATTATGGCGTTGGAATGAATGAATGGGCAGCGATTATGAATAGTTTTGGACTTGGTAAATTCATGGGAACTGATTTACCAGTAGGTAGTAAAGGTCTTATTCCAACGGAAGATTTTTATGACTCTCGCTTTGGAGAAGGGGTTTGGAATCCTTATCGAATTATTTTTAACGGTATGGGACAAGGAGATATCAATACAACGCCTTTGCAAATGGCAAATTTTACAGCTGCAATTGCGAATAAAGGATATTTTTATACCCCACATATTGTGCGTAGAATTGATGGAAAACCTCTGAAAGATTCTACTTACATAGTAAAGAAAAATACGTTAGTTGATCCGAAATATTTTGATATCATTCATAGGGGAATGCGAAATGTTTTCACAATAGGAACAGCTCGTGGCTTTGAAACAAGTAGTTTTGTTCAATATGGAAAAACGGGAACGGCACAAAACTCGCAGGGACAAGATCACTCTTTGTTTATTCTTTTTGCACCTGCTGATAAACCTAAAATTGCCGTAGCTGCAATTGTTGAAAATGGACATTATGGAGCAACTTGGGCAGGTCCGATGACGAGTTTAGTGGCAGAATTATATCTTACAGATACGATTAAACGTACACCTTTATTAGAACGAATGAAAAATGGTAACTTACAAGGTGAATACCGTCGTCAATGGATAGATTATTTAAAAAGAAAAGGATTATATATTGAACCAGTGAAAAAAGATTCTTTAGGAACGAAAGCTGGTGAATTAAGAACAAATAAAGATTCAACAAAATTTAAAAATGAGTCAAAACAGATTACTAAAAGGAATTGA
- the rodA gene encoding rod shape-determining protein RodA: MSQNRLLKGIDWTVLILGFLIVTFGIMNVYSVNPDLGEKQLIWFGLGMVMILCLIIASGNNRNFFEIYSPVFYIVSLILLVGVLIVGKEINGAKAWYRFGPLSLQPAEFAKIGTALLIANFINHSNANLKDISFVGKVLLVIAIPVALILLQPDLGSVIIFCSFSIALYREGLNPWIIIAPIILLVIFLISIVQIPFYVLLILGFIILTIALLILAFNYNQNVIDAMHGILIGLSIFFLLLIGICYLVEDLSESTRESFGHLFPMRALFFSEPIFFNTVFFGLIGFAISIIPVLILKLTEQKEMNNSPFKTQNGLSANVLNFSIIVSIVLLLFASTVSFISPIIFEKLPKHQKERVMVLYEGEAKYRDTSGYNLLYAKTAIGSGELYGKGYNQGTIKKGRFVPEQQTDYIFTAVGEEWGFIGSTALVIVYAIFVGRLFFLAENQKNKFARFYGYSVASILFFHFFINISMVIGLFPTVGIPLPFFSYGGSSLWGFTILIGIFLIIHYKNSQGFI; the protein is encoded by the coding sequence ATGAGTCAAAACAGATTACTAAAAGGAATTGATTGGACCGTTTTGATCCTTGGGTTTCTAATAGTAACCTTCGGAATTATGAACGTTTACAGTGTCAATCCAGATTTAGGTGAAAAACAGCTAATTTGGTTTGGACTTGGGATGGTCATGATTTTATGTTTGATCATTGCGAGTGGAAACAATCGTAATTTTTTCGAAATTTATAGTCCCGTTTTTTATATTGTCTCCTTAATCCTCTTGGTAGGGGTTTTGATTGTTGGTAAAGAAATTAATGGAGCAAAAGCTTGGTACCGTTTTGGTCCGTTGAGTTTGCAACCCGCTGAGTTTGCAAAAATTGGTACAGCTCTATTAATCGCTAATTTTATTAACCATTCTAATGCCAATTTAAAGGATATCAGTTTTGTAGGGAAAGTCTTGCTTGTTATTGCAATTCCAGTAGCTTTGATTCTGTTGCAACCCGATTTAGGATCAGTGATTATTTTCTGTTCGTTTAGTATTGCGTTGTATCGAGAAGGATTAAACCCATGGATTATTATCGCACCCATCATTTTATTGGTTATTTTCCTTATATCAATTGTACAAATTCCTTTTTATGTTTTATTAATTTTAGGATTTATAATTCTTACAATTGCACTATTAATTTTGGCTTTCAATTACAATCAAAATGTAATTGATGCGATGCATGGGATATTAATAGGACTATCGATTTTCTTTCTATTATTGATAGGAATTTGTTATTTGGTCGAAGATTTATCCGAATCAACGAGAGAATCTTTTGGACATCTTTTTCCTATGCGTGCTTTATTTTTCTCGGAACCAATCTTTTTTAACACTGTTTTCTTTGGATTAATTGGTTTTGCAATATCGATAATTCCTGTGTTAATTTTGAAGTTAACCGAACAAAAGGAAATGAATAATTCACCTTTCAAAACTCAAAATGGGTTGTCTGCAAACGTGTTGAATTTTAGTATTATTGTTTCGATTGTTTTATTATTATTTGCAAGTACGGTTAGTTTTATTTCACCTATTATTTTCGAAAAATTACCAAAACACCAAAAAGAGCGTGTAATGGTTTTATACGAAGGAGAAGCAAAATACCGCGATACTTCTGGATATAACTTATTGTATGCAAAAACAGCAATCGGTTCGGGAGAATTATATGGAAAAGGATATAATCAAGGAACGATTAAGAAAGGAAGATTTGTGCCTGAACAACAAACAGATTATATTTTTACCGCAGTAGGCGAGGAGTGGGGCTTTATAGGAAGTACAGCTTTGGTTATTGTCTATGCCATTTTTGTGGGACGATTATTTTTCTTAGCCGAAAATCAAAAGAATAAGTTTGCACGATTTTATGGATACTCGGTTGCGTCAATTTTATTCTTTCACTTTTTTATCAATATTTCGATGGTAATCGGACTTTTCCCAACAGTTGGAATTCCCTTACCATTCTTTAGTTATGGGGGAAGTTCCTTATGGGGATTCACTATTTTGATAGGAATCTTCTTAATTATTCATTATAAGAACAGTCAAGGATTTATATAA
- a CDS encoding TlpA disulfide reductase family protein — MKNKFLIPLIVLGSSVFGQFTISGQLENYANKPVLVKVYENAELKLINNSKTDNNGNFTAKVPSKYNGFVRINLPTGENLSLLTDNKDLKFKTVTGQEINSKLQVIEGSAQNEYNKVLALQPLNEIQNQVFPYLMRMYKPTDEFYMAMVKEDKRINDLKRSEKFSDLVTYINELNDLKQQAQNNRNASTVESILNHFSNDDHRLEQSGMFNDLIFAYINTKLSTAGNQNIEDNLIAATDEILEKTNIETTRGQNVLTAILKFVPKKEYVNFHQKYGEKINGLKGKVTDQLKKIAGVSLIQVGQQVPNITFDKAVKGKKSLYDIKTNQKLIVFWASWCPACQQEVPHIKEFYKDFKAKGGEIVAISLDYDQNAFESATKDFSWYNYSDLLRWDSPIAAEFGIESTPTLLLIDKDNKLIKKVSHISELEVSK, encoded by the coding sequence ATGAAAAATAAATTTTTAATTCCTCTTATTGTTTTAGGAAGCTCTGTTTTTGGACAGTTTACAATTTCTGGTCAATTAGAAAATTACGCCAATAAACCAGTTTTAGTAAAGGTTTACGAAAATGCTGAATTGAAATTAATCAACAATTCCAAAACTGACAACAATGGTAATTTCACTGCAAAAGTACCATCAAAATACAATGGTTTTGTACGTATCAATTTACCAACAGGAGAAAATTTATCGTTACTGACAGATAACAAAGATTTGAAATTTAAAACAGTTACAGGTCAAGAAATAAATTCTAAACTTCAAGTTATTGAAGGTAGTGCACAAAATGAATATAATAAAGTTTTGGCGTTACAACCATTAAACGAAATTCAAAATCAAGTTTTTCCATATTTAATGCGAATGTATAAACCTACGGATGAGTTTTACATGGCAATGGTAAAAGAAGATAAACGAATCAATGATTTAAAAAGAAGTGAAAAATTTTCTGATTTAGTCACTTATATAAATGAGTTAAATGATCTAAAGCAACAAGCACAAAATAATAGAAATGCTTCGACTGTAGAATCGATTCTGAATCATTTTTCAAATGATGATCATCGCTTAGAGCAATCTGGGATGTTCAATGATTTGATTTTTGCTTATATCAATACGAAACTATCAACTGCAGGCAACCAAAATATCGAAGATAATTTGATTGCTGCGACAGATGAAATCTTAGAAAAAACAAATATTGAAACTACAAGAGGTCAAAATGTTTTGACGGCAATTCTAAAATTTGTTCCAAAAAAAGAATATGTTAATTTTCATCAAAAATATGGTGAAAAAATAAATGGACTAAAAGGAAAAGTTACAGATCAATTAAAGAAGATAGCTGGTGTTAGTTTAATACAAGTTGGTCAACAGGTTCCAAATATCACATTTGATAAAGCTGTAAAGGGAAAGAAATCATTGTATGATATTAAAACCAATCAAAAACTAATTGTATTTTGGGCGTCTTGGTGTCCTGCTTGTCAACAAGAGGTTCCTCATATTAAAGAGTTTTACAAAGACTTTAAAGCAAAAGGTGGTGAAATAGTTGCAATCTCTTTAGACTATGATCAAAATGCCTTTGAAAGTGCTACAAAAGATTTCTCGTGGTACAATTATTCTGATCTCTTGAGATGGGATTCACCAATTGCTGCAGAATTTGGAATTGAATCTACTCCTACTTTATTATTAATTGATAAAGACAATAAATTAATCAAAAAAGTAAGTCATATTTCTGAATTAGAAGTATCGAAATAA
- a CDS encoding T9SS type A sorting domain-containing protein — translation MKKNLLALFALSAMYSASAQDTYIKDAVVVKVNPNTLFYNGGNVNVTTDATAGTTEKIINEGNIQVRGNFNNQNTIGKNFVNKYNTSTEYGQLIIDQASSVSGQLAIERSNINQSLNDYYPFGLPYQDDKIENIINNITSNSSAFRGECAVNSNCGTNRYNQTILAWDVKETEYDNVPKGTDVVAGANYTINTMNGAFKSFLEGISASNKFATYGKPNNKAVTLNNVESGIVNKTKEQFSELTWGNWKNLRNNYNEEFVSYLGNNAPDTNSRYGKNLHRFSNPFTSNLDLSDVSIANSWIKFVVNGAIKGPTETFEPTTIKFRIHKLANNYSVNWDDQTGGSNTNTTRITAYLQKSETGANPYFWAGNPDALIVKPFEYFEIDYYTMLKANNGGSNIVTANFNITDRQKTFIYDFTNGSTSGLYARSSNDTSSYNLLEDTSLQSKGLIAGNDFTQLELFLLEDNSILGDAAYLVNSNFYTTGNSVNESISKNPIFIFEEKNDGTIVTNSQTLLNQFNSLDYIGKPIGIGFNNLIEGHNYTINLRLFEQSILNRVDNFSVGKYYLLDKSKNNVVEVDANTQIKFVANPNINDQFELYWNEAPLVLGTDDLNKNNATYIYKDKTNKYVRFEDKNTNAKIEIYDITGRLISRNVDISTNSDYKLNLTTGVHVVVITYKDGKVVSQKTIN, via the coding sequence ATGAAAAAGAATCTACTTGCTTTATTTGCATTAAGTGCAATGTATAGTGCTTCTGCGCAAGATACCTATATTAAAGATGCAGTTGTTGTTAAAGTAAATCCAAATACACTTTTCTACAATGGTGGAAATGTAAATGTTACAACTGATGCTACAGCAGGAACTACAGAAAAAATAATCAACGAAGGAAACATTCAAGTTAGAGGTAATTTTAATAACCAAAATACTATTGGTAAAAACTTCGTCAATAAGTACAATACTAGTACGGAATATGGTCAATTAATAATTGATCAAGCATCTTCTGTTTCTGGACAATTAGCAATCGAAAGATCTAATATCAATCAATCTCTAAATGATTATTACCCATTTGGTTTACCTTATCAAGATGATAAAATTGAAAATATAATTAATAATATTACTTCTAACTCTTCTGCATTTAGAGGAGAGTGTGCTGTAAATTCGAACTGTGGAACTAACAGATATAACCAAACGATACTTGCTTGGGATGTTAAAGAAACAGAATATGATAATGTTCCTAAAGGAACAGATGTAGTTGCTGGTGCTAACTACACTATTAATACAATGAATGGTGCCTTTAAAAGTTTTCTTGAAGGAATATCAGCTTCAAATAAATTCGCTACTTACGGTAAGCCAAATAACAAAGCTGTAACATTAAACAATGTCGAAAGTGGAATTGTAAATAAAACTAAAGAACAGTTTTCTGAATTAACTTGGGGTAATTGGAAAAATCTTAGAAATAATTATAACGAGGAGTTCGTATCATACTTAGGAAATAATGCTCCTGATACAAATTCTCGCTATGGAAAGAATTTACATCGTTTTTCAAATCCATTTACATCAAATTTGGATTTAAGTGATGTATCTATTGCTAATTCTTGGATAAAATTTGTTGTTAATGGAGCGATTAAAGGTCCTACTGAAACTTTTGAACCTACTACAATTAAATTCAGAATACATAAATTAGCTAATAATTACTCTGTTAACTGGGATGATCAAACAGGTGGAAGTAATACTAACACGACTAGAATTACTGCTTATTTACAAAAATCTGAAACTGGAGCTAATCCATATTTTTGGGCAGGAAATCCTGACGCTTTAATAGTTAAACCATTTGAGTACTTCGAAATTGATTACTATACAATGCTTAAAGCTAATAATGGTGGTAGTAATATCGTTACAGCAAATTTTAATATAACGGATAGACAAAAAACTTTTATTTATGACTTTACAAATGGAAGCACTTCAGGCCTTTATGCTAGATCGAGTAACGACACAAGTAGTTATAATTTACTAGAAGATACAAGCTTACAAAGTAAAGGTTTAATTGCAGGTAATGATTTTACTCAGTTAGAATTATTTTTATTGGAAGATAATTCAATACTTGGAGATGCTGCTTATTTAGTGAACTCAAATTTTTATACTACAGGGAATTCAGTAAATGAATCTATTTCAAAAAATCCAATATTCATTTTTGAAGAAAAAAATGATGGAACTATTGTAACTAACTCACAAACTTTATTGAACCAATTTAACTCGCTAGATTATATAGGAAAACCAATCGGTATTGGATTTAATAATTTAATTGAAGGGCATAACTATACGATCAATTTAAGATTATTTGAACAATCAATTTTAAATAGAGTGGATAACTTTTCTGTCGGTAAATACTATTTATTAGATAAATCTAAAAATAATGTTGTTGAAGTAGATGCTAATACTCAGATAAAATTTGTTGCAAATCCTAACATAAATGATCAATTTGAGCTTTATTGGAATGAAGCTCCTCTAGTTTTGGGAACTGATGATTTAAATAAAAATAATGCAACTTATATTTATAAAGATAAGACGAACAAATACGTTCGTTTTGAGGATAAAAATACAAATGCCAAGATTGAAATTTATGATATAACAGGAAGATTAATTTCTCGTAATGTAGATATTTCTACTAACTCAGATTACAAATTAAATCTTACTACAGGAGTACATGTAGTAGTTATTACATATAAAGATGGAAAAGTTGTATCTCAAAAAACAATTAATTAA
- the clpX gene encoding ATP-dependent Clp protease ATP-binding subunit ClpX — MEENKCSFCGKSRNEVNILVSGIDGNICDNCIEQAHGIVLEESKFNANNDLIKPLTLKSPKEIKEFLDDYVIGQDQAKKILSVAVYNHYKRILLDKDNDVEIDKSNVILVGETGSGKTLLAKTIAKLLNVPFAIVDATVLTEAGYVGEDVESILTRLLQAADYNLELAEKGIVFIDEVDKIARKSDNPSITRDVSGEGVQQALLKILEGTVVNVPPKGGRKHPDQKFIEVNTKDILFIAGGAFSGIEKHIADRLKKHVIGFKNDDQKEVENLLDEVNAQDLKNFGIIPELIGRLPIITYLKALDKEAMRAILTEPKNSLIKQYTKLFALDEKELIVTDETLNKIVDRANELGLGARGLRAVTEEIFTDLMYNIKDLPEKVII, encoded by the coding sequence TTGGAAGAAAATAAGTGCTCTTTTTGCGGAAAAAGCAGAAACGAAGTAAATATTTTAGTGTCTGGAATTGACGGTAATATTTGTGATAATTGTATTGAGCAAGCGCATGGTATTGTTTTAGAAGAATCGAAATTTAATGCAAATAACGATTTGATAAAACCTCTAACTTTAAAATCACCTAAAGAAATTAAGGAGTTTTTAGATGATTATGTGATTGGTCAAGATCAGGCAAAAAAAATATTGTCTGTTGCAGTTTACAATCACTATAAAAGAATATTACTGGACAAAGATAATGATGTTGAGATTGACAAATCGAACGTTATTTTAGTTGGAGAAACTGGAAGTGGAAAAACATTATTAGCAAAAACAATTGCTAAATTATTAAATGTACCATTTGCAATTGTTGATGCAACTGTATTGACAGAAGCAGGATATGTAGGAGAAGATGTAGAAAGTATTTTAACTAGACTTTTACAAGCTGCAGATTACAATTTAGAACTTGCTGAAAAAGGGATCGTTTTTATCGACGAAGTAGATAAAATAGCACGAAAAAGCGATAATCCTTCTATTACTAGAGACGTTTCTGGAGAAGGCGTTCAACAAGCTTTACTTAAAATTCTGGAAGGAACTGTGGTTAATGTTCCACCAAAAGGAGGACGTAAACACCCTGACCAAAAATTTATAGAAGTTAATACAAAAGATATTTTATTTATAGCTGGAGGTGCTTTTTCTGGAATTGAAAAACACATTGCAGATCGTTTGAAAAAACATGTAATTGGTTTTAAAAACGACGATCAAAAAGAAGTCGAAAATCTTTTGGACGAAGTAAACGCACAAGATTTGAAAAACTTTGGTATTATTCCAGAATTAATTGGACGTTTGCCTATTATTACTTATCTTAAAGCGTTAGATAAAGAAGCGATGAGAGCTATTTTGACTGAACCAAAAAACTCGCTTATCAAACAATATACAAAGCTATTTGCCTTAGATGAAAAAGAGCTTATAGTGACGGACGAAACCCTAAATAAAATTGTAGACCGTGCCAATGAATTGGGTTTAGGAGCTCGTGGATTACGAGCAGTTACGGAAGAAATTTTTACAGACTTAATGTATAACATTAAAGATTTACCAGAGAAGGTTATAATATAA
- the clpP gene encoding ATP-dependent Clp endopeptidase proteolytic subunit ClpP, with amino-acid sequence MKNVGEEFKKYALLDKGISSLHMESYIQNTTPYIVEERKLNVAQMDVFSRLMMDRIIFLGTGIDDQIANIIQAQLLFLESVDATKDIQIYVNSPGGGVYAGLGIYDTMQLVKPDVATICTGMAASMGAVLLCAGAAGKRSALKHSRVMIHQPLGGAQGQATDMEITLKEILKLKKELYDILATHSGQTFEQIEKDGERDYWMTSIEAKEYGMIDEVLLPRK; translated from the coding sequence ATGAAAAACGTAGGAGAAGAATTTAAAAAATATGCGCTGTTAGACAAAGGAATTAGCTCTTTACATATGGAGAGTTATATCCAAAACACAACGCCTTACATTGTTGAAGAAAGAAAATTGAACGTTGCACAAATGGACGTTTTCTCTCGATTGATGATGGATAGAATTATCTTTTTAGGAACAGGAATCGATGATCAAATTGCAAACATCATTCAAGCGCAATTATTGTTCTTAGAAAGTGTAGATGCCACAAAAGACATTCAAATTTATGTTAACTCACCAGGTGGTGGTGTATATGCAGGATTAGGGATTTACGACACGATGCAGTTGGTAAAACCTGATGTTGCGACAATTTGTACAGGTATGGCCGCTTCTATGGGAGCAGTTCTATTATGTGCAGGAGCAGCAGGAAAACGTTCGGCTCTAAAACACTCTCGCGTGATGATTCACCAACCATTAGGTGGTGCTCAAGGTCAAGCAACTGATATGGAAATCACATTGAAAGAAATCTTGAAATTGAAAAAAGAATTATACGACATTCTTGCAACCCATTCTGGTCAAACTTTCGAGCAAATCGAAAAAGATGGTGAACGTGATTACTGGATGACTTCTATAGAAGCAAAAGAATATGGAATGATTGACGAAGTTTTGTTACCTCGAAAGTAA